The Streptomyces sp. RKAG293 genome includes a region encoding these proteins:
- a CDS encoding Shedu anti-phage system protein SduA domain-containing protein — protein MATTFRSGFTLWKMVQAAREFTQDARVRERIDAVLRIMGGFGGTYGRGRPLVDALEDVAQEAVLHGDFGLAQRFQRFAAYAGGELFLEILENYYDEEARQRSEESMRRMVAMGADRAVAALDVLCRDNPDATAADARDLFRGVARSGDHLGLGAGEGGVQLSVKEVRRLQQFGHMEILLRNVPGPASAEAARMMSDVLADADADLLAQLLELKVRRTGLAALRAAAEDPDSSESALHACLKNQEWIFGGAYVAELARRQYTSDTILDIPLLRGDGSLHVVELKRANIKDLIIRRDGHFMLGAPVHRAVSQAQNYLRAMDENRRSILEDHGVDTRRSSATVVIGHARYVSGNVTPRRSRKLCAPTTRIWRA, from the coding sequence ATGGCGACGACCTTTCGATCCGGCTTCACGCTTTGGAAAATGGTCCAGGCGGCCCGGGAGTTCACCCAGGACGCGCGCGTGCGGGAGCGCATCGACGCGGTGCTGCGCATCATGGGTGGCTTCGGCGGGACGTACGGCAGGGGCCGACCGCTCGTGGATGCCTTGGAGGATGTAGCGCAAGAGGCCGTCTTGCACGGGGACTTCGGGCTCGCCCAGCGCTTTCAGCGCTTCGCCGCTTATGCCGGAGGCGAGCTGTTCCTCGAAATTCTGGAGAACTACTACGACGAGGAGGCACGGCAGCGCAGTGAGGAGAGCATGCGGAGAATGGTCGCCATGGGTGCCGACCGGGCGGTCGCCGCCCTGGATGTCCTGTGCCGAGACAACCCCGATGCCACTGCCGCTGACGCTCGTGATCTCTTTCGCGGTGTCGCCCGGTCCGGTGATCACCTGGGCCTCGGGGCTGGAGAGGGCGGAGTCCAGTTGTCCGTCAAGGAAGTGAGAAGACTGCAGCAGTTCGGGCACATGGAAATACTTCTGCGAAACGTTCCGGGGCCGGCCTCCGCCGAGGCCGCGCGGATGATGAGCGACGTCCTGGCCGACGCTGACGCAGATCTGTTGGCCCAACTGCTCGAACTGAAGGTCAGGAGAACCGGCCTCGCTGCCCTGCGTGCCGCCGCAGAGGACCCGGACAGCTCCGAGAGTGCTCTCCACGCCTGCCTGAAGAACCAGGAATGGATCTTTGGCGGAGCCTATGTGGCCGAATTGGCACGCCGGCAGTACACCTCGGACACGATCCTCGACATTCCGCTGCTGCGTGGTGACGGTTCCTTGCACGTGGTGGAACTCAAGCGTGCCAATATCAAGGACCTGATCATCCGACGTGACGGCCATTTCATGTTGGGTGCACCGGTTCATCGCGCGGTCTCTCAGGCACAGAACTACCTCCGCGCCATGGACGAGAACCGCCGGTCCATCCTTGAGGATCACGGTGTTGACACCCGCAGGTCCTCGGCGACGGTGGTGATCGGGCACGCGCGGTACGTGAGCGGGAACGTCACCCCCAGGAGGTCGCGGAAACTCTGCGCACCTACAACTCGCATATGGCGCGCATAG
- a CDS encoding FAD-dependent oxidoreductase — protein sequence MLRPVRVAIVGAGPAGIYAADALLKSPAAVAPGVSIDLFERMPAPFGLIRYGVAPDHPRIKGIVTALHQVLDKPQVRLFGNVDYPGDISLDDLRTFYDAVIFSTGATADRALDIAGSDLDGSYGAADFVSWYDGHPDVPRTWPLTAEKVAVLGVGNVALDVARILAKTADELLPTEIPPNVHEGLKANKALEVHVFGRRGPAQAKFSPMELRELDHSPNIEVIVDPEDIDYDDGSIATRRGNKQADMVAKTLENWAIRDVGDRPHKLFLHFFESPAEILGEDGQVVGLRTERTALDGTGNVKGTGTFKDWDVSAVYRAVGYLSDELPKLPWDVASGTVPDQGGRVIEETGEHLRSTYVTGWIRRGPVGLIGHTKGDANETVASLLDDLANGRLHTPGSPAPEDVEAFLGERNVRFTTWEGWHRLDAAERALGEPQGRERVKIVERAEMLDASGA from the coding sequence ATGCTTCGCCCTGTGCGGGTAGCAATCGTCGGAGCCGGCCCCGCCGGGATCTATGCCGCCGACGCGCTGCTGAAATCCCCGGCGGCCGTCGCGCCCGGTGTGTCCATCGACCTCTTCGAGCGGATGCCGGCGCCGTTCGGGCTGATCCGTTACGGCGTCGCCCCCGACCACCCGCGGATCAAGGGCATCGTCACGGCCCTGCACCAGGTGCTCGACAAGCCGCAGGTCCGCCTCTTCGGGAACGTGGACTACCCGGGTGACATCAGCCTGGACGATCTGCGGACCTTCTACGACGCGGTGATCTTCTCCACCGGGGCGACGGCGGACCGGGCGCTCGACATAGCCGGCAGCGACCTCGACGGTTCGTACGGCGCGGCGGACTTCGTGTCCTGGTACGACGGGCACCCGGACGTGCCGCGGACCTGGCCGCTCACGGCGGAGAAGGTCGCCGTCCTCGGGGTCGGGAACGTCGCGCTCGACGTGGCGCGCATCCTGGCCAAGACCGCGGACGAACTGCTGCCGACCGAGATCCCGCCGAACGTCCACGAGGGACTCAAGGCCAACAAGGCCCTGGAGGTCCATGTCTTCGGCCGCCGCGGTCCGGCGCAGGCGAAGTTCAGCCCGATGGAGCTGCGGGAGCTGGACCACTCCCCGAACATCGAGGTCATCGTCGACCCCGAGGACATCGACTACGACGACGGCTCGATCGCGACCCGGCGCGGCAACAAGCAGGCCGACATGGTCGCGAAGACCCTGGAGAACTGGGCCATCCGCGACGTCGGCGACCGCCCGCACAAGCTGTTCCTGCACTTCTTCGAGTCGCCCGCCGAGATCCTCGGCGAGGACGGCCAGGTCGTCGGGCTGCGCACCGAGCGCACCGCCCTCGACGGCACCGGCAACGTCAAGGGCACCGGCACCTTCAAGGACTGGGACGTCAGCGCGGTCTACCGTGCGGTGGGGTACCTGTCCGACGAGCTGCCCAAGCTGCCCTGGGACGTCGCGTCGGGCACGGTGCCCGACCAGGGCGGCCGGGTGATCGAGGAGACCGGCGAGCACCTGCGGTCGACCTACGTCACCGGCTGGATCCGGCGCGGCCCCGTGGGGCTGATCGGCCACACCAAGGGCGACGCCAACGAGACGGTCGCCAGCCTGCTGGACGACCTCGCGAACGGCCGGCTGCACACGCCCGGCTCGCCCGCCCCGGAGGACGTGGAGGCGTTCCTCGGCGAGCGGAACGTCCGCTTCACCACGTGGGAGGGCTGGCACCGGCTGGACGCCGCGGAGCGGGCGCTGGGCGAGCCGCAGGGCCGCGAGCGCGTGAAGATCGTCGAGCGTGCGGAGATGCTGGACGCGAGCGGCGCGTAG
- a CDS encoding Lrp/AsnC ligand binding domain-containing protein, with protein MIQLPQAAFAHYITGNFDYLLQAEAADLAAHEDVHANRLAGLPGVVTVTSYVTMKTLTSRGT; from the coding sequence GTGATCCAGCTACCGCAGGCGGCCTTCGCTCACTACATCACTGGCAACTTCGATTACCTGCTCCAGGCCGAGGCCGCCGACCTCGCCGCCCATGAGGACGTCCACGCCAACCGGCTCGCCGGTCTGCCCGGCGTCGTCACCGTGACCAGCTACGTCACCATGAAGACCCTCACCTCCCGGGGCACCTGA
- a CDS encoding DUF3320 domain-containing protein, with product MTIPNGFGDNADRERLRAILAGWRTSLVDLSGRNRLLNFRHTKSATLEISLPSAQKLVEGLDRGWSFAPLPDDEPETDGAVAATVAIPAAKGEHGDWIVTQKTTAPALLRALNSLRSKSTQLFNDYGLWTLNLGVGMLRWREDGAETSSDAPLILLPVLIERTKDGRIRLRANDDEDPRLNPALKVKLEQFHIDWASVVEQDPTDLRAVLSTAARAVAGKTGWQVSDRVVVALFASHKESMYQDLLDNESRVLDSDLVRAMALGAGAGLADDRFYFEAIDLDRIDELSPPEDCPLVLDADASQRQAVAAAVAGQSFVLDGPPGTGKSQTITNMIAGLMHAGRSVLFVSEKAAALDVVLNRLRSVGLDSYALALHSHSTSRKAVAHELGRALAEEPRAPQLSQQTLAQARETRMALSAYAEAMNEVREPLGQTLHDVIGQVGQLSEAPVAYLTASDDTAPQEPAAFRAEHLSGSDLRRIIEATKGISDAWEAVADPSFPWRDLRAGLPHPKPVLEQAKAARDGLAVAVDRYPDLAADGEPITDQPGIDRLLALLALLDSRSPVPEPWLTTSSFADTVEDRVDVFLTELRRLQRATAAARAAVGERWQEVPTRLMAEPGAAEQVLLALSPPGLEPIGFTEVRARELADELDATADVLERTHQSLTNAGRTAGLNAPESLEEARHVCDVIGLAGTTHRPPDQWLAPQGAERAEQAAVCVIADALSAFFTRRDQVRSAQSLAASQAGPGWADLRAELNAGRPANDLALDELEPVGVDIAALSRRRAAELAECFETLADTLEAAGRHADSAAARLGYGSPKSTMEAEDVATLIESATASDRALKDWLDPRVRPLARAAVADITLAAAQLTAAEAAARDMFLPEVVSAPGLPEAIGRLAESRRGIGGMLSSGVRADRKLVAQLTHAGSWRGDVHDQLPLALAWRTAYQDLRTLTASDAELLGRYGRTELPDIPALGKALEHAESVHSLAPHTVADPYRRGLLAAQLADGGEPHRELLEQGAALRDGLAVWHLHLGRPYLSPYAAELTKRPLADVARWLRAHLAPLSQAIALLDTVTSVGHPDDSRGSDHTLASARTAITIAHAAQRESAAFGARATTDRALLGPWYRGQDTEATDLSETAPHGVTGYEATGNLLRRALDATRRQTGPHASDLERDLLGRYAAGGRPATDAVRSALEAAHLVARLAPDTIADPARRAQLADVLADGRPEPHGLLRQTEKIRVELDRWHAYARQPHLAVVGSALVAHPLDKAADWLRAHVEPFHDAADLVRSVARVMNDSAGLTLSRARETVTAVVSARAAEARFAENDSAYRELLGVLYQGPTTNRDEVLDGVDWAQKVRRTAHAGHSAPLSEAAARTLLTTPPNLSVSTRDEDWRRQRNALAGHFEPVRAEELRRELGQSLPAAESVLARLDRDPFGPDAWTKCAGALTLLRGYHLEGLPGQLAQREVSADDFPAAMERSVLTAWVEHQLTVDARLKPMQAAERDELVQRFRSADRDLVAAAHADVIAACNARRPRRTTVGQAAVIRREAEKQRRHMPVRHLLGQTGDVVRVIKPCFMMSPLTVSQFLPPDFKFDVVIFDEASQVLPQDAVNSVYRGKSLIVAGDQKQLPPTSFFNAGGAGDEDDEWDGNDAAFESILDMCKASGVLTGLPLRWHYRSRHENLIAFSNHEFYEPRMITFPGALEHGPDIGVEFFKADGVYDRGGQSNNPGEAAKVAQRVIHHFDTRPGLTLGVVALSKAQAEAIEEAVQKVRAARPDLDHFFTEGRLDGFFVKNLETVQGDERDVIILSIGYGRDQNGKLLSIFGPINKEGGWRRLNVAVTRSRRRMEVVASFHGGELPDSTNKSVQHLKRYLQYAQHGPAILQTEAAADPEAAPESPFEEEVLDVLRGWGYSVQPQVGVAGFRIDMAVRHPAATGTYALGIECDGAMYHSSRAARDRDRLREAVLTDLGWKLHRIWGTDWYRNRRDAVARLQAAVEAACEVDPHARQDPIPSREGGRDPVVDTDKGIMGVSAQAATTGQTAGASDPKVRFVSVDDGPVAWSRPYQEVDVKLLVAVRNGSARQEGRPGIELQDPDAAGVVAEVALFVIEVEGPVEQEVIFKRVREAWGLGRSGQVVRDRIGRALQRLVRQGKVVRQGTAYDRPGRDVEFARTPTPQCERKVVEVPASERQFVLRNVVEEGPGVHREDLLREAARFFGWARLGSDIRDALTEDIEELTSGGYLVMTESGLMPVQGA from the coding sequence GTGACTATTCCGAACGGCTTCGGCGACAACGCAGATCGCGAACGGCTCAGGGCGATCCTCGCCGGATGGCGGACTTCCCTGGTGGATCTGAGCGGACGCAACCGTCTGCTCAACTTCAGGCACACCAAGTCGGCGACTCTGGAGATCTCGTTACCGTCCGCGCAGAAGCTCGTCGAAGGCCTGGATCGCGGCTGGAGCTTCGCGCCACTCCCGGACGATGAGCCCGAGACAGATGGGGCAGTGGCCGCCACCGTCGCCATACCCGCCGCGAAAGGCGAGCACGGGGACTGGATTGTGACGCAGAAGACCACAGCGCCGGCCCTGCTGCGCGCTCTGAACAGTCTGCGTAGCAAGTCGACGCAGCTGTTCAACGACTACGGCCTGTGGACTCTCAACCTCGGTGTCGGCATGCTCCGCTGGCGCGAGGACGGTGCCGAGACGAGCAGCGACGCCCCACTGATCCTGCTGCCGGTCCTCATCGAGCGTACGAAGGACGGCCGGATCCGCCTCAGGGCCAACGACGACGAGGACCCACGGCTCAACCCGGCTCTGAAGGTGAAACTGGAGCAGTTTCACATCGACTGGGCGTCGGTCGTCGAGCAGGATCCCACGGATCTGCGTGCAGTGCTGTCGACTGCGGCCCGTGCAGTCGCGGGCAAGACCGGGTGGCAGGTCTCCGACCGTGTGGTGGTCGCGCTCTTCGCTTCCCACAAGGAGTCGATGTACCAGGATCTGCTGGACAACGAGTCCCGGGTGCTGGACAGCGATCTCGTCAGGGCGATGGCGCTCGGCGCGGGTGCCGGCCTCGCGGACGACCGCTTCTATTTCGAGGCGATCGATCTCGACCGGATCGACGAATTGAGCCCTCCCGAGGACTGCCCGCTGGTGCTGGACGCCGATGCGTCTCAGCGACAGGCCGTCGCCGCCGCAGTGGCAGGACAGTCGTTCGTGCTGGACGGTCCACCAGGCACCGGAAAGAGCCAGACGATCACCAACATGATCGCCGGGTTGATGCATGCGGGCCGCAGCGTGCTGTTCGTCAGTGAGAAGGCAGCGGCACTCGATGTCGTGCTCAACCGCCTGCGATCCGTCGGACTCGACTCGTACGCGCTCGCCCTGCACAGCCACAGCACCAGCCGCAAGGCGGTCGCCCACGAACTCGGCCGGGCCCTGGCGGAGGAACCGCGGGCGCCACAGCTGTCACAGCAGACCTTGGCGCAGGCTCGCGAGACGCGGATGGCGCTCAGCGCCTACGCCGAGGCGATGAACGAGGTCCGTGAGCCACTTGGGCAGACTCTGCACGACGTGATCGGTCAGGTGGGGCAGCTGTCAGAAGCGCCGGTCGCGTATCTGACCGCAAGCGACGACACCGCTCCGCAGGAGCCGGCGGCGTTCCGGGCGGAGCACCTCAGCGGTTCGGATCTGCGCCGGATCATAGAGGCGACGAAGGGCATCTCCGACGCGTGGGAAGCAGTCGCAGATCCGTCGTTCCCCTGGCGGGACCTGCGGGCGGGCTTACCGCATCCCAAGCCTGTACTCGAGCAGGCCAAAGCAGCGCGCGATGGACTCGCCGTAGCCGTGGACCGGTACCCGGACCTCGCGGCCGATGGAGAACCCATCACCGACCAACCCGGCATCGACCGCCTGCTCGCGCTCCTGGCACTCCTCGACTCCCGCAGTCCGGTGCCGGAGCCCTGGCTGACGACCAGCAGCTTCGCAGACACTGTGGAGGACCGGGTCGATGTCTTCCTGACGGAGCTGCGCAGACTCCAACGCGCAACCGCCGCCGCCCGCGCTGCGGTCGGCGAACGCTGGCAGGAGGTACCCACCCGGCTGATGGCCGAGCCGGGCGCGGCCGAGCAGGTACTCCTGGCGCTCTCGCCACCCGGGCTCGAACCCATCGGTTTCACCGAGGTGCGTGCCCGCGAGCTGGCCGACGAGCTCGACGCAACGGCCGACGTGCTGGAGCGCACCCACCAGAGCCTCACCAACGCCGGCCGCACGGCAGGGCTCAACGCGCCGGAAAGCCTCGAGGAGGCCCGCCACGTGTGTGACGTGATCGGCCTGGCAGGCACCACCCACCGGCCGCCCGACCAGTGGCTGGCTCCCCAAGGCGCTGAACGGGCGGAACAGGCCGCGGTGTGCGTCATCGCCGACGCGCTGAGCGCGTTCTTCACCCGCCGGGATCAGGTGCGGTCGGCACAGTCGCTCGCGGCGTCCCAGGCAGGTCCGGGTTGGGCCGATCTGCGCGCGGAACTGAATGCTGGGAGACCGGCCAACGATCTGGCTCTCGACGAGTTGGAGCCGGTCGGCGTCGACATAGCTGCCCTCTCCCGCAGGCGGGCAGCGGAGCTGGCCGAATGCTTCGAAACTCTGGCGGACACCCTGGAGGCAGCCGGGCGGCACGCCGACTCCGCAGCCGCACGGCTCGGCTACGGCTCCCCGAAGTCGACGATGGAAGCGGAGGACGTGGCCACGCTCATCGAGTCGGCCACCGCGTCCGACCGTGCCCTCAAAGACTGGCTCGACCCGCGTGTGCGGCCGCTGGCGCGGGCGGCGGTCGCTGACATCACTTTGGCCGCCGCCCAGTTGACGGCGGCCGAAGCGGCGGCGCGCGACATGTTCCTGCCCGAGGTCGTATCCGCACCCGGACTGCCCGAAGCCATCGGGCGTCTCGCGGAAAGCCGTAGGGGAATCGGCGGCATGCTCTCCAGCGGCGTCCGCGCCGACCGGAAACTGGTTGCCCAGCTCACCCACGCTGGCTCATGGCGCGGCGATGTGCACGACCAGCTGCCGCTCGCCCTCGCCTGGCGCACCGCATACCAAGATCTGCGCACGCTCACCGCGTCCGACGCGGAGCTGCTCGGCCGCTACGGACGGACGGAGCTGCCGGACATCCCCGCCCTGGGGAAGGCACTCGAGCACGCCGAATCCGTCCACAGTCTCGCACCGCACACGGTCGCGGACCCTTACCGCAGGGGCCTCCTCGCCGCTCAGCTGGCTGACGGCGGTGAGCCGCACCGCGAACTCCTCGAGCAGGGAGCCGCCCTACGCGACGGACTCGCCGTGTGGCACCTGCACCTGGGCCGTCCGTATCTCTCGCCCTACGCGGCCGAGCTGACGAAGAGACCGCTCGCCGACGTCGCCCGCTGGCTGCGCGCACATCTCGCCCCACTCAGCCAAGCAATCGCCCTGCTGGACACCGTGACCTCGGTGGGCCACCCCGACGACAGCCGGGGTTCCGATCACACCCTCGCTTCCGCGCGGACCGCGATCACGATTGCCCACGCGGCTCAGCGGGAATCGGCTGCCTTCGGCGCCCGGGCGACGACCGACCGGGCACTTCTCGGTCCCTGGTACCGAGGGCAGGACACCGAAGCGACAGATCTGAGTGAGACCGCTCCCCACGGTGTCACGGGCTATGAGGCCACCGGGAATCTCCTACGCCGCGCCCTCGATGCGACCCGTCGACAGACCGGCCCACACGCGAGCGACCTCGAGCGCGACCTGCTGGGCCGGTACGCCGCGGGCGGCCGTCCCGCCACCGACGCCGTTCGCAGCGCGCTGGAGGCCGCGCACCTGGTCGCACGTCTGGCACCGGACACCATCGCCGACCCCGCGCGCCGGGCTCAGCTCGCCGATGTACTGGCCGACGGCCGGCCCGAACCACATGGACTCCTCCGGCAGACGGAGAAGATCCGTGTCGAACTGGACCGCTGGCACGCGTATGCCCGGCAACCCCACCTCGCAGTGGTCGGCTCCGCACTCGTCGCCCACCCGCTGGACAAGGCGGCGGACTGGCTGCGTGCGCATGTGGAGCCCTTCCACGATGCGGCCGACCTCGTTCGCTCGGTCGCCCGCGTCATGAACGACAGTGCCGGGCTGACGCTCTCCCGTGCCCGGGAGACGGTGACCGCCGTCGTCTCCGCGCGAGCAGCCGAGGCACGGTTCGCCGAGAACGACTCCGCCTACCGTGAACTTCTCGGAGTGCTCTACCAAGGCCCCACAACCAACCGCGACGAGGTCCTGGACGGCGTGGACTGGGCCCAGAAGGTGCGCCGAACCGCACACGCCGGCCACTCCGCGCCCTTGTCGGAAGCAGCCGCGCGCACACTGCTGACCACACCCCCCAACCTCTCCGTCTCGACGCGTGACGAGGACTGGCGCCGCCAACGCAATGCCCTCGCTGGACACTTCGAGCCCGTACGAGCGGAGGAGCTACGGCGTGAACTCGGCCAGTCCCTGCCTGCGGCAGAGTCCGTCCTGGCCCGCCTGGACCGCGACCCGTTCGGCCCCGATGCGTGGACAAAATGCGCCGGCGCGCTGACGCTCCTGCGCGGCTATCACCTCGAAGGACTGCCCGGCCAGCTCGCCCAACGCGAGGTATCGGCCGATGACTTCCCGGCGGCGATGGAACGCTCAGTGCTCACCGCCTGGGTCGAGCACCAGCTCACCGTCGACGCCCGCCTGAAGCCCATGCAGGCAGCAGAGCGCGACGAGCTGGTGCAGCGGTTCCGGTCAGCGGACCGCGATCTGGTGGCGGCGGCCCACGCCGACGTCATCGCCGCGTGCAACGCCCGCCGCCCCCGCCGCACAACCGTGGGCCAGGCAGCGGTGATCCGCCGTGAGGCGGAGAAGCAGCGCCGCCACATGCCGGTGCGCCACCTGCTGGGCCAGACCGGCGACGTCGTCCGCGTGATCAAGCCCTGCTTCATGATGAGTCCGCTCACGGTCAGCCAATTCCTGCCGCCGGACTTCAAGTTCGACGTCGTGATCTTCGACGAGGCCTCTCAGGTGCTTCCGCAGGACGCTGTGAACTCCGTCTATCGCGGCAAATCGCTCATCGTGGCGGGCGACCAGAAGCAACTGCCGCCCACCTCGTTCTTCAACGCGGGCGGAGCCGGGGATGAAGACGACGAGTGGGACGGCAACGACGCCGCCTTCGAGTCCATTCTCGACATGTGCAAGGCCAGTGGCGTGCTCACCGGCCTGCCCCTTCGCTGGCACTACCGAAGCCGTCACGAGAACCTGATCGCCTTCAGTAACCACGAGTTCTACGAGCCCAGGATGATCACGTTCCCAGGCGCGCTGGAGCATGGCCCGGACATCGGCGTTGAGTTCTTCAAAGCGGACGGGGTCTACGACCGTGGCGGCCAGAGCAACAACCCCGGCGAGGCCGCCAAGGTGGCGCAGCGCGTCATCCACCACTTCGACACCCGCCCCGGACTCACACTCGGCGTGGTCGCTTTGTCGAAGGCGCAGGCCGAGGCGATCGAGGAAGCCGTCCAGAAGGTCAGGGCGGCCCGCCCGGACCTCGACCACTTCTTCACCGAGGGCCGACTCGACGGCTTCTTCGTCAAGAACCTCGAAACCGTCCAGGGGGACGAGCGCGACGTCATCATTCTCTCCATCGGCTACGGCCGGGACCAGAACGGCAAACTGCTCTCGATCTTCGGGCCCATCAACAAGGAGGGCGGCTGGCGGCGCCTCAACGTCGCGGTCACCCGCTCTCGACGCCGCATGGAGGTCGTCGCCTCCTTCCACGGAGGCGAACTGCCCGACAGCACCAACAAGAGCGTGCAGCACCTGAAGCGCTATTTGCAGTACGCGCAGCACGGCCCGGCGATCCTCCAGACGGAGGCCGCCGCCGATCCCGAGGCGGCACCGGAGAGCCCCTTCGAGGAGGAGGTCCTGGATGTGCTGCGGGGCTGGGGTTACTCGGTCCAGCCGCAAGTGGGCGTCGCCGGCTTCCGCATAGATATGGCCGTACGTCATCCGGCCGCGACCGGCACGTACGCCCTCGGCATCGAATGCGACGGCGCCATGTACCACTCCTCGCGTGCGGCCCGCGACCGCGACCGGCTGCGTGAGGCGGTTCTGACGGACCTCGGCTGGAAACTGCACCGGATCTGGGGCACGGACTGGTACCGCAACCGACGGGACGCGGTAGCGCGGCTGCAGGCAGCGGTGGAGGCGGCTTGCGAGGTGGATCCGCACGCGCGGCAGGACCCCATCCCCTCAAGAGAGGGTGGCCGTGATCCGGTGGTGGACACCGACAAGGGCATCATGGGCGTGAGTGCCCAGGCAGCGACCACGGGACAGACCGCCGGTGCCTCGGACCCAAAGGTGCGGTTCGTCTCGGTTGACGACGGGCCGGTGGCGTGGAGCCGCCCATACCAAGAGGTGGACGTGAAACTGCTGGTGGCGGTACGGAACGGGTCGGCCAGGCAGGAGGGCCGGCCGGGAATCGAGCTTCAGGATCCCGATGCCGCCGGTGTGGTGGCGGAAGTCGCTCTGTTCGTCATCGAGGTCGAAGGACCGGTCGAGCAGGAAGTGATCTTCAAGCGTGTCCGTGAAGCGTGGGGCCTCGGCCGCTCGGGTCAGGTCGTACGAGACCGCATCGGACGCGCCCTGCAGCGCCTGGTCAGACAGGGAAAGGTTGTGCGGCAGGGGACGGCCTACGACCGTCCCGGCCGCGACGTGGAGTTCGCGCGGACGCCGACTCCGCAATGCGAGCGGAAAGTCGTCGAGGTCCCTGCATCGGAGCGGCAGTTCGTGCTCCGGAACGTGGTCGAGGAGGGGCCCGGTGTGCACCGTGAGGACCTGCTGCGGGAAGCGGCTCGCTTCTTCGGGTGGGCGCGGCTCGGGTCCGACATCAGAGACGCGCTGACGGAGGACATTGAGGAGTTGACCTCCGGGGGGTACCTGGTCATGACGGAGAGCGGACTGATGCCTGTGCAGGGTGCTTGA
- a CDS encoding GlxA family transcriptional regulator — protein MTGQRIVFVVAPDFQILDLTGPHEVFSQAGRHSPGGPGYRIDTVAAAPGPVASSGGLAVTPTLTFDACEGPIGTLVAVGGPGMRRAAQDAEFVGWFTAAARRSDRVASVCSGAFLLAAAGLLNGRRAVTHWNSCAELAERYPEVTVDPDPIFVRDGDVWTSAGVTAGIDLALAMVERDHGADLARDIARQLVMFVQRPGGQAQFSTQLAAQRPSRAPLRAVQDWIADHLGADLAVPVLAARAGMSERNFTRAFRAGTGRTPAAYVEAARVEAARRLLETTDTTVSAVAQRCGFGTVETMHRTFRRTVRVTPGEYRRHFGTN, from the coding sequence GTGACCGGCCAACGCATCGTCTTCGTCGTCGCCCCGGATTTCCAGATCCTCGATCTGACCGGGCCGCACGAGGTGTTCTCGCAAGCCGGACGGCACAGTCCGGGCGGACCCGGCTACCGGATCGACACCGTCGCTGCCGCCCCGGGACCGGTCGCGTCCAGCGGCGGGCTCGCCGTCACCCCGACGCTGACGTTCGACGCGTGCGAGGGGCCGATCGGCACGCTGGTCGCCGTCGGCGGTCCCGGTATGCGGCGGGCGGCCCAGGACGCGGAGTTCGTCGGGTGGTTCACCGCGGCCGCCCGGCGTTCCGACCGGGTCGCCTCCGTCTGCAGCGGTGCCTTCCTGCTCGCCGCGGCCGGGCTGCTGAACGGCCGGCGCGCCGTCACGCACTGGAACAGCTGCGCCGAACTGGCCGAGCGGTATCCGGAGGTGACCGTCGACCCCGACCCGATCTTCGTCAGGGACGGCGACGTCTGGACCTCGGCCGGGGTCACCGCGGGCATCGACCTGGCGCTGGCGATGGTCGAGCGGGACCACGGCGCCGACCTCGCCCGGGACATCGCCCGGCAGCTCGTCATGTTCGTGCAACGGCCCGGCGGCCAGGCGCAGTTCAGCACCCAGCTCGCCGCCCAGCGCCCGTCGAGGGCGCCGCTGCGCGCGGTGCAGGACTGGATCGCAGACCATCTGGGCGCGGACCTGGCGGTCCCGGTACTGGCGGCCCGCGCCGGGATGAGTGAGCGCAACTTCACCAGGGCCTTCCGGGCCGGTACCGGCCGGACGCCCGCCGCTTACGTCGAGGCCGCCCGCGTCGAGGCGGCCCGGCGGCTGCTGGAGACCACCGACACGACGGTCAGTGCGGTTGCCCAGCGCTGTGGATTCGGCACCGTGGAGACCATGCACCGCACCTTCCGGCGGACCGTCCGGGTCACCCCGGGCGAGTACCGCCGCCACTTCGGCACCAACTGA